A window of Rhizobium acidisoli contains these coding sequences:
- a CDS encoding YybH family protein has protein sequence MKDEANARHEEEAIIAMLMMRAKALGEKNAEEALSYEAEDSVEFSLAPPLVINGKDEAGVQAWFDTWEGPIGGEVRDARLTVGGDVAFWSGLTRMTGTKTDGTEVDLWFRQTLGLVKRDGRWLVVHQHASVPFAMDGSGRALLDLKPESAGPAE, from the coding sequence GTGAAAGACGAAGCCAATGCCAGGCATGAAGAAGAGGCGATCATCGCCATGCTGATGATGCGGGCCAAGGCGCTCGGTGAAAAGAACGCCGAAGAGGCGCTTTCCTATGAGGCCGAGGATTCCGTCGAGTTTTCGCTGGCGCCGCCGCTCGTCATCAATGGCAAGGACGAGGCCGGCGTGCAGGCCTGGTTCGATACCTGGGAAGGCCCGATCGGTGGCGAAGTGCGCGATGCCAGGTTGACGGTCGGCGGCGATGTCGCCTTCTGGAGCGGTCTGACGCGCATGACCGGCACCAAGACCGATGGCACGGAGGTCGATCTCTGGTTCCGCCAGACCCTCGGCCTCGTCAAGCGGGATGGCCGCTGGCTGGTCGTCCATCAGCACGCTTCCGTCCCCTTCGCCATGGATGGCAGCGGCCGTGCGCTGCTCGATCTGAAGCCGGAAAGTGCAGGCCCTGCGGAATAA